taagttttaaaaaatagactTGGAGAAACTAACATATagttatttaacataattaataacaaaaaatattatttttagtgcaaGCAAACGAGACGGAGGACGAAgtagaaagagaggaaagagtgaCGCAGGAGGAGGAAGGGGAGGAAACCGAAGAAGAAGCATTAAGAGAAGATGAGGAGGAGGGGGATACAGACGAAGATGAGGAAGAGGAGGCAGAAGatcaagaagaagaggaaaatgaaatagaagaagaagaagaaaaagaagaagaagaagaagagcagGAAGCGATGGAAGATgaggaagaagaagatgaagaggAATCGGATGAAGGTGAGAATCGGTGAAGTGGAGAATAATGAAGAGGGGGCGGAAGTAGAAAATGACGCCGAGAGAGAAGTCAGAGTTGCTTCGCCAGAGTATGATGgtaactattattaatattattattaaattattttatttcgaagtaatataaaacaaaataattttagatgataTACATTATGCCAATACCTTACCATGGAGGGCATAATTAATATCACTAGGCGGGGAAATATCGCGGGGTAACTTGGTGAGTTAGttagtatattatatcttttgtcGGCGTTTTCGCGtattagtaaaaaagaaaagaaaaaataaaacagaatataagacagcaatgattaataaaaatatttcatcttttaGTTCAAACTGGCGCTGGACTTGCTGAAGCTGTAATTGGAAGAAACGCTAGTGGGGAAGAATTTCTCCACAATACTGCGGAGAATGTAGCCGACCAAAGACCTCAACAGCAGAAACCCGGTCGCAGCAACCACAGTCGCAACATTCTCAGCAACAGGAGCAAGCCCCCACAATCGCAGCAACAGCAGTCGCAGCAACAACAACATTGGGTTGGTGATAGATTGAATTATATAGAGCTACAGACGGAAAACGCGCGTAGATTTAGGAATTTTGCTATACTCGGGAGAGAGGCGAATTTCGCGATACGTCCAGTGCCACAGGGTGCCGATACCGTGCGTTGGCTAGAAAACGCGTTCCGCGAAATCCATGCGTACGCGATAAGCTCAAGTGAACCGACGGATTACGTAGGACTATCTTTCAATTCCGAAAGTTTGACGCTCGGATCGGCGGGATTGTCGTTTCGCCCGGCGCGCGACTTGACTTACAAGAACATATGGGAACTCGTAAGTTCGGTAGCGCAAAGCAACGGCGGAATTGAAGTCACGGAAACTTTTAACATCAGGGTTTTCAATGTCTCAGTACCGGTAGGACGTGGAAGGGTATCGAATCCATTGAAGCGTGAGGATGTCGTCAAACGATCGATATTGGAAATAGTGAATGACGATAATTTATGCTTTCCTCGTTCACTTGTAGCCGCGCGAATCCACTGCGAACGTGGAAATCTTCGGACGGGGCCGCGTCACGAAATGTGGGAAGCCGTAAGATTCCGACTTTCCTCGCTACAACGCGATTTAGCGTTAAAATGAACGATGAACGCCGGTATCGTGATACCGGTGGAGGGATGTGGGATTTACGAAATCCAGCAATTCCAACGGTATCTCGCCGCTGAAAATCTGGCAATAATGGTTTACGGTTTTAAAGATTTCGGACGCGGGTGGAAGCTAATCTACGATGGGCGTTCGATACTCGCCTCACTAGAACGCGAACCGAATCATtgcttaaatattatgtattatgagGGTAGACGCCATTATAataccattttaaatttaaaagccgCTGCGGATTTGCAAGGTGAATATTGCATAGCGTGTAACGTTGGTTATCGCCCCATCAGAGGGCATCGTTGCTCTAAAAGATGCCCACGCTGCTACGCTATACCCTCGTGTGAACATCACGACGCGGAGAAAAGTCAGGTGCGATACGTGAAATTTCGTAGTTCTTGGGAAAATTCATTTTTCGAGCGTCATTGTACCGAAAAATCTTATGAAGGAAAATCAACTGTTTGCCATTCggttaaaatttgtaacaattgtgggcgatttataaaatcaagcTCGCGGCACGAATGTAATATCGCCTATTGTAGGATATGTCGTTCTCAGCAACCCGTGAATCATTTGTGTTTTATGCAACCTCTTCGACGCAGAGTCGAAGCTGAAGACCCTGGAGAGGGTACGAGTGCTGCGGCGATACGTGAAGAGGCGCAAAGAAACGCTAATGACCTCGAGGGTGAGAACGACAATGAAGTCAAAGGGGGCTGTCGCATTCGTGTTTTACGATTTTGAAACGCGGCAGGACGAGACGTACGAAGGAACCGAGAACGTAAAGTTACACGTTCCGACTCTCTGCGTAGCACAGTAAATTTGCGCTGCTTGCGTGGCGATAGACGACATGACGGTGCGATGTCGCTGGTGCGGAACGCgtgaatttgtatttaatatcgaCCCGGTAAAGCAGTTTATAGAGTTCGTGACACGgccaacaaaatattttaaaaagtattatttgtatcGCTCACAACGCAAAGGCGTTTGacgcgcaatttattttaaaatatctagtcGAAAAATCTTTAATAACGGAAAAGCCACGGATAATTCTGAACGGGACGAAGATTATCGTGATGACGATCGGTCATACAAAATTCATCGACAGCGTTAATTATATGCCGATGCGATTATCTGATCTACCTAAAGCTTTCGGGCTAAGGGATACGGCAGATAAAGGCATTTTTCCGCATTTATTTAACACTGTGGAGAATCAATTGTATGTCGGTCCATTACCCGAGGCTTGATTTTATTCTCCCGATCAAATGAAATCTGATGAGCGCGAGCGATTTCTTGCATGGCATTcggaaatgacaaataaaaatgtcatcttCGACTTCCAGCGCGAGATCGTACGTTATTGTCGAAAAGACGTAGATATTTTAGACGTGCTTGTGTagctttccaaaaaatatttttagagcgcGGCGGTGTGTGTCCTTTCGAAGAATGCACGACTAACGCTTCCACGTGTATGaaagtttttcgaaaaaaactTTCCGGGGGAAAGGGGGGAAAAAGGACTCATCCCGCCGGGGGGATACAGAAACGCCGATAGACAATCGCGCAAAGCTTTACAATGGTTAGTGTGGAAGGAGCGTGAGCTCGGTCATCCCCTAAACCCATGCCGGGCGAGGTCGCGAGCGTTTAATCGGCGGTAGCCACGTAGACGGATATTACGAGACAAAATTGGGGACTGAAACTCAGCGTTTCGTTCTCCAATTTCACGGGTGCTTCTGGCACGGTTGCCTTACTTGCTTCCAAGTGAATCGTGACAGTAAGCTTTCAACTGCTAACCGCGACGATACGATAGAAACGCGTTACGAACGAACTATCGCAACGACATGGCGTCTTCGCCGGCAAGGATATCAGGTGATTGAAAAATGGGAGTGCGCTTTCGACCGAGAGACGAGGGCAAATAACGAGATGCGTAATTTTCTCGAACATCACCCTATACTAAAATCTGCGCCTCTCGATCCGCGTGACGCGTTTTTTGGTGGCCGCACGGAAAATATCGTAACTCGACTCGAAGTAGCGGGGTACGCGGAGAAAATACGTTACGTGGACGTGTGTTCTCTGTATCCTTACGTTTTAAAGACGGGCGTTTTTCCGATCGGCCACCCTGAAATCTATATCGGAGCGGAATGCTCGTCGTTAATCGGCGACGGACCAGGGTATAATTTCGACCCGGTCGAAGGTCTCGTACGTTGTCGAGTACTCCCACCGCGCAATCTCTTTCACCCGGTATTCCCGTATCGTGTGCGCGGAAAATTGCTGTTTGCGTTGTGCGAAATGTTCTCGCAGTCCGCGTGCACTCACGAACATCCTGACGAACGTGAATTCGAGGGTACTTGGGTATCATGCGAATTACGTAAAGCCATCGAGAAAGGTTATCTTGTGAGGCAAGTAAATGAAATTTGGCAATACAAAGTTGCTCGCTACGATCGCGATACGCGGCAGGGCGGATTGTTCACCCGGGTATATAAATTCCTTTTTGCAATTAAAGCAGGAAAACTAGTGGATGGCCGAGCGAATGTGTAGATGACGAGAGTAAAGCACGATACCTTCGTGAATATGAGGAAATCGAAGGCATTACACTCGATAGAAACAACATCTCACGTAATCCTGGCTTGCGCTCGGTCGCAAAGCTCTGTTTAAATTCTCTCTGGGGAAAATTCGGCCAACGATCGAATCTTCCTAGTACCGAGATCGTAGAATCGCCTCAGCGTTTCGCAACTTTGCTCACTAGCCCTGAGCACAAAATAACTGACATATTACCAGTCAACGACGAGGTATTGTATGTCTCGTGGCGACTGCGAGAAGAGGCAATCGTAGTTTCTCCGATTACCAACGTTGTGATCGCGGCATACACGACGGCACAAGCTAggttaaaattgtatgattatttagaaaagttaaataGACGCGTATTATATTGCGATACCGATTCTGTTATATATTTGAGTAGTGGTGATCCAAACGAGTACGAACCACGTACTGGGAATTTTCTGGGCGACATGACGGACGAACTCGAAAGCTACGGCAACGGTAGCTATATCGAGTCGTTTGTGTCGGGAGGCCCAAAATTTTATGCGTATGTGGTTCGTACAGCGGATGGAATCACTCGTGAAACTTGTAAAGTGAAAggaataactttaaattataataattctagatttgtaaatttccatagtataagaaatttaatattagaaagagAAAGGCAAGAGGAAGGAGAAGATGAAGAAAACCGTGGAAGGGAACCCGTGATAAATCTGCGCTTTAATGCAATTCGTCGCAATGCTTTTCACGAAATTGTAacaagagaagagaggaaaacATGTTCGGCGGTATTGGTAAAgcgcaaaatttattaataatcgttaTTCGGTTCCCTACGGTTTTGTCGAATAATCATCTTTTCTTACTCGAGCTTTGTTCTCCTTAAATTTAAGTTTCGAGTCGTCAATTTTTCCGTCCGCAGCGTATaagtatcaattttaaaaattctataaaaacgtATTAATCATAAGTCATTCATTAGTTTtagcattgtaaaatataaaatgtaaatatttttacaatataaaattaggaCAAAAacgtgctaaaataaaaaaacattttaattaatttttcataaaaaattttattatacatttccaATCCGAATCCTGTTTTGTTTCCCGTGTACTTTTTCCCTTGTTTctttttcgtgaattattttccCCCTCCCCAGCGGCATCGTCTATCAGCTCATTAAAACGATGCCGACCTTTAAACGCTAAGTGAGTGGGATAAGCCTGTATGTACCCCGCGCCGCGGCACGGATCAGCTCGTTGTTGGCCGCGGTTGGCTAACGTACCAGCGGGGGGTACGCTCACGCGAGCGCgcgaacgccgccgccgccgccgccgcgttgaTGCGCTTATCTCTGCCTTCGAAATTTTAACTCCGCgaattattaatatcgatattgTCGACGATTAGTATTATTATCAGCATCGACCGccattttttcccttttttttttttgaagcagCGCACCGGAATCGAGTCAATCatttcgcaaaatggatgtgcgtTGGAAACATCCCTGGACGTCGATTATATGCGATCCCACCGGGTGTGGGAAAACGATCTTTGTAAAGTCTTTTATCAAATACCTATCAAGCATGTCCGACGTGAGTTTCgggaaagttttattttattacgctgAGTGGCAAGAAGCTTATCGACAATTAAAATACGACGTGAGTGTAAGCGAGGCAGAAGAGTCAGCACGGGGATACGACGTTAAAGTGGCGACGACAACAAtgacgaagaaaaatataatcgaaTTTCGCGAGGGATTACCTCGCCCGGAAGATTATTCGAACGATCCGTTTACCCCGAAACTCGTGATAATCGATGACCTTATGAGAGAATCGTCGACGCGATCGTGGATCCTTTTACCAAAGGAAGTCATCATAAGAATCTCAGTGTCATTCTTATCTCGCAGAATCTTTTCCATCAGGGACGCGGACAACGCGACATATCTCTCAACGCGAATTACATCGTGggtttttaaaaaaacctttgcGATCGCGCTCAAATTCGCCATTTAGCGCGACAAGTCTATCCCGATGATCCGAAATTTCTAGAAGAGGCTTATTACGACGCTACTTCGAGACCTCACGGATACTTGTTGCTCGATCTGAAGCAATCGACTCCGGACGAATATCGATTTCGTACGTGCGTCTTTCCCGATGATACTAGACATTACATTTACGTACCGCGTAGATCGTTTTCCATTGCATAAAAATCGCGTAACGCGGCTCGTGGAGGCCAGTCGCGCTGTTCTCTCACGCGACGAAGGAGGACAACATGAGTTCGGACAGCGTGACGAAAATCGCCAGACGTTCAATCGGAAAGAGAAACGCTTGTCTTCTCGAGGCGCTGTGTCATCTGAACAATAAGCAGCGAATGATCTTTCTTCGAATCGCGgacgataaatttattcattgtatTTGCGAGTGCGTTTTTAATACACTTAAAGGAAACGTCCCGCTCAAACGACGTGAAAAAGATCGACTGAGTAAATACAAATCGACACTGCGACGTATTGCGACAAAACGCGGAAATTGGAAGGATAAGAGACAACTTTTGGTGCAACGAGGCGGATTTTTACCCTATATCATAGGACCCATATTGTCGGCCTTATTAACTCGAATCATCGGAGGCACGGAATCATAAGAATAAATCGCAATGGAAAGGGCAAAAAAGATGGTTTTAATTTCTACAGAAAATCTTGAGAGaatgcagcaacagcagcaacaacagaatAAATTGATTGCTGTAGAGCCGAAGGAAAATATCACGACGGAGAACGGTgaaaacgataataataataataattccgtaCAAACTCCTGGTACCCTTCTGACACGACTCGATGCGGAAATGAGTCGTATTCTTAATTCACCTTACCCGCGTAACGAGGATGAGAGATGGAAAATGTACAGAGAGGTACTTTGGCGGTATCTTTACTATATCCGAGAAGCGCGAAAACAAAATGCAACCAACGTAACCGAAATTGTCGACAACGAAACACCACTCCTGGAGGAGATCAGCAACAATAGCGACGGCGAATCGACGCTCGTTTCTCACGATATCCCCCGAAAATCGCAAATTTCTGCTAATCTTTCTCATTTATCCGATATCAACAATACCGTGATAAGAAGAGAACATAGCCTTCGATTGCTGAAAAGTGCCGGAAAAATAGTAGAAACTGTCCCGAAATCGTATCGCGCTCAAGCTCGCTTACTGATGAAACATTTGCTCGATAAAGCGGTGCCTTGACAGAATTAATTGGAACGAGAATGGAGTCGTGACTATAGATGGCAGCATTGTAAAAGATTCGAATATCAGCGAGCTGATGAACGACATGATGCGAGAAAGAAAAACCGTAAAACCACCAGTAGGAAGAGTTCAGTTTGCTCGATTACTACGCAGCTTAAACACGCGTTCGACACTGGTAGGGAATAAGCGACTGTTAAATGGCACCCTCGCTTTTTCTTCCCCGATTAATGTGAAACATCGGCCTTCGTCAAGTTCCACCGATTGCAACGAAAACATATTCAACGAGATCGACAAAACGTCAATCGGAAAAACGCAAGAAGCAGGaacgagaagaagaaagagccCCTGATTACGCATTGTATTTGTCCCCTTACTTTCGTAAAGCCTATCCATCtacaacttttatgaaaaacggGGATTCGCTTCCTGCGCGAAAAAGGCGTTTGCTAGATTGGAATACACTGAAGAAATAATCGATAATGTcggaacttgaaaaattatactaCGATCCCGCGCATTACGCCGGTTTCTCAGCAGTGGAAAATCTGACACGTGCCGCTAAGCCGAATTTCACACGTAACAATGTCGCTCGCTGGCTGGAATCGCAAGATGCGTACTCGCTGCACCGTCCACTGCGCCGAAAGTTTCCTCGACTGCATTACAACGTAACGAATATCGACGATGTGTGGGAGGGCGATTTGATTGAGGTGCGAAatcttaaaagttataatgacGGATAATCTTATATTCTCGTGATTGTCGATGTACTCAGTAAATTCATTTGGGTGGAACCATTACGTGACAAAACGAGCGTATGCGTGACAAAAGCTTTTCAGCGTGTACTCGCGAGAAGCAAAGGACGAATacctatacagggtgattcagaataacccgttgtcttttaagggacgtattcctggtcgaattctaaaacgatttttcctttgccaaaaatttgtcagacgcttagattttaaaatatcagccgattaagttagcgtatcaaggatcgaatacagatggtacgcaggggcggcacaTTCACCGTTACGTGCGAGTgtggtgcctgctgcgctcaactgatacaacacaagtatttctcctttctcactttctctctctctctctctctctctctctctctctctatcacatcacaatgctagctttaatttaaaaatgtaattaatttttatcttaattttaatgatgttaataagagaagtgccaggaaattctttgtacagtcaaagaattgaacaaagaattgcacgaaatctacaaaagtatttacatctcgagtttttagaaacagtagtactttttttgttactgagagagggggggggagggagaaagagagagaaagcaaacgcacgcgcgcacgtgcgcgcgtgcttgcgtgaacaagtttggacatgcatttacttacgtattattctgtacagcgatcaattagttgtctccacaataagacagaccaaagtttccttgatcctctcgtaaattatcactttaatatcataatacataatttattcacttgatcaataaaacttgaataactaattaacgatcacttcgagtaacgatcactgtaaataattattagttattcggcgtgcgaaaatatgtagctcgataaaacccgtgtttacgcgcgacgaacagacaacacgtgtttactcgacaacaggaaagagccgactgattttatgggatacgttatgatcgaatatgaatgcgtgattggtcgaacagaagttaaaacgcggcaatttaaaagtaaagtagtgattaatattgttttaataataaaatttattgaaaaatatttttctatttattttattaaaattatttttttatatcaagagattctacactgagaaaaaaagttattaaattttaataaatatttgtttgaatacttgcaatgacataatttattaaatgtaattaaatgtctagatttcgtgcaattctttgttcgattcttcgactgtataaagaatttcctggcacttctcttattaaaatcattaaaattaagtagaaaattaattacatttttaagttaaagctagcattgtgatgtgacagagagagaaagagagagagagagagagagaaaaagacagacagacagagagagtgagagagtgagaggggagaaagacttgtgtgttgtattagctgagcgcagcaggcaccacacccgcgcgtaacggtgaatgcgccgcccctgcgtaccatctgtattcgacccgtgatacgctaacttaatcgggtgatatttcaaaatctaagcgtctgacaaatttttggcaaaggaaaaatcgtcttagaattcgaccaggattacgtcccttgaaagacaacgggttattctgaatcaccctgtatacttGCAAACTGACAAGGGTAAAGAATTTGTCGGGCGTgcgatgcaaaaatttttggaagaaaaCGATATTCGTTTTAGAGTAACGCGCAATCCCGACATCAAAGCAGCCGTCGTCGAACGCTT
The sequence above is drawn from the Solenopsis invicta isolate M01_SB unplaced genomic scaffold, UNIL_Sinv_3.0 scaffold_434, whole genome shotgun sequence genome and encodes:
- the LOC120359967 gene encoding troponin T, skeletal muscle-like, with amino-acid sequence MQANETEDEVEREERVTQEEEGEETEEEALREDEEEGDTDEDEEEEAEDQEEEENEIEEEEEKEEEEEEQEAMEDEEEEDEEESDEGENR